The Tolypothrix sp. PCC 7712 region ATCAAGTATTGATCAAAAAAGAGCATTCTTGAGATAAATGAAGTATAGAAAAATCAGTTTTAATTACTGAAATTATTGGCGTAGAGAGCGAACAGGTAACGGTGAAGAGTCAGAAGAAATAAAATTTGTATTTCTTAATCACTTTATGTAGGATGGAATGTCACTTACTTTAGCGATAGCGTAACGCATCAATGACCGACCATTAAAAATTTTAGGTGCGTTAGCCTCCGGCATAACACACCCTACTGGACTGACACGCCTAAAATAGTGCATAAAAAAACTCTTGTGGGATGGGTGTCTCACCCGTCCAGGGCGGACAAGATGTCCACCCCACAAGAAAAATTATTGCAACATTTTAGCCTTGCCACGCTACTACCTCAAAAATGCGATCGCAAATGATATCATGTCCGTTCAAATGCCCGTCATTGCGAACGAAGTGAAGCAATCGCAGAGTCCTTGTGATTGCTTCGCTCCACTTCGTTCTGCTCGCAATGACATATTAAGGGTAATTTGCCGGACATGATATGAATTAATAATTCGTAGTACCCTACGGGAAGCGTAAAGCGCTACGTAATTAAATCGAGGTTGGGATTAGCATTTATCTTCATTGCGATTTGGCAAAAAGGAAAAGTTTTAAATTTCCCCTTTCCCCTTTCACCTTTACCCTTTCTCCTTTCACCCAAGTTAAATATGAATTTGCGTTGCCTTGAGCATATGGTAAGTAATAATCAACTGAGTCAGCGCTAAGGGATAACTTTGTAGTACCTCGCCAGTTGTACCAGCGATTTTGCCAAGTTCTGGGTTACTTTCGCGATCGCAAATATTTTTTAAATGTGGCATATCCGAACAGATAATCTGCTCTAATTTATTCACTTGTTCTAAAGTTGCGTGACCATCAACTGCTAGCACATCTACAGGTTTACTCATATCCCTGTCTAATCCCAAACGAATTGCTGAATCGGAACTACTATCAGTTAAGTGCAGAAGTGAAGTAAAATCTGGATGCGGAATTGTGGGACGTAGTACCAACCTCACATTCAGATGTCCATTAGTTTCTTCTTTGGCATCTTCAGGTGGGTAGAAACTAACAACTATATCAGACCATTGTCGTTGCGGACGGATAAATTGCTCTGAATCTGGTTCGCGCTTTTCTAATTCTGATAGTACTTGTTCGGGAGTATAACCGCGTTTTTGAGTATCTCGTTTAACTTTCCACTGGGCGCGTATCTCTTCGGGAGGTGCAAGATAAACTTTCACATCATAAGCTTCACGGGCAGCGCGTGTAGAATAACCCAGTAATCCTTCAATAATGACGAATTTATTCGGTTTAATATACTGTGGTGGTTCAAAAGTCCCAGTTTTATGACTGTAAACTGGTTTGAGAATTGACTGTCCCGTGCGAAGCAGCGATAAATGCTGCTGCATAATATCTAGATAGTTGCAATCTGGGTGGAGGGCAGTGATCCCAATTTCTGCACGTTGTTTGCGATCATAACGGTGATAATCATCTGTGCAGATGATCGTGACATTTTCGGGCCCGAGTACCTGAGCAATCCCTCTAGTTAGTGTTGTTTTGCCAGCAGCACTGTCACCGACAATACCAAGAATAATTGGACGGCTCATCATACCCCCCCACAAAGAGTTTAGTAAGTCTGTTAATGATTAATTGAGAATATTCCTAATTTTAAAGGGGATTTTGTTCAGTAACTTAAGTTACTGCTTCTATGCAACATCTCTACACAATATAGCAATTCAATTTTTGATTTTTGAATTAATTTATGCAGAGAGGGTAATGGGTAATTGGTCATTGGTCATAAGTAAAGTTATTTCCCCTTGTCCCCTTGTCCCCTTCCAGTTCCTAACCTCTGGCTGCATCTATACCCAAACGCAAATA contains the following coding sequences:
- a CDS encoding phosphoribulokinase; this translates as MSRPIILGIVGDSAAGKTTLTRGIAQVLGPENVTIICTDDYHRYDRKQRAEIGITALHPDCNYLDIMQQHLSLLRTGQSILKPVYSHKTGTFEPPQYIKPNKFVIIEGLLGYSTRAAREAYDVKVYLAPPEEIRAQWKVKRDTQKRGYTPEQVLSELEKREPDSEQFIRPQRQWSDIVVSFYPPEDAKEETNGHLNVRLVLRPTIPHPDFTSLLHLTDSSSDSAIRLGLDRDMSKPVDVLAVDGHATLEQVNKLEQIICSDMPHLKNICDRESNPELGKIAGTTGEVLQSYPLALTQLIITYHMLKATQIHI